Part of the Maridesulfovibrio sp. genome, CCCCTTTGCATCAGGTACTGCTCAAATATTTCGCAGCCATGAATGATTCAGGTCTTCCGTCAGCGCTGGTCATGACTTCAGGCAACATGAGCTCCGCTCCCATCTGTATCGGGAACCGTGAAGCCTTGAAAAGACTACCGCATATAGTAGACGTATTTCTCTTCCATAACCGTGACATCCTTATTCGGGTAGATGATTCTGTAGCCCGTTCCGTACCCGAATTTAGCGGCGAGCCCGAATCACGCACAGTCTTCATGCGCAGAGCCAGAGGCTACACACCCGCCCCGGTTTTCCTTGCGCAAAACGGCCCCTGCGTTCTGGGGACCGGACCGGAACTCAAGAATACCCTTTGTTTGACCAAAGGAGATCAGGCTTTCAGCAGTCAGCATATAGGGGACATGCAGAACCTTGAGACCGCAAATTTCTGGAAGGAAATACGCCAGCACCTGCAATCCATCCTCAAGGTCAAACCGGAACTTATCGTCCACGACCTGCACCCTGATTATCTGACCACAGGATTTGCCGAAGAAATTTCACAGACTGAAGGTCTCGAAACAACAGCACTCCAGCACCATTATGCCCATATCCACGCTGTGCTTGCTGAGAACAAGCATCAGGGTCCTGCGCTGGGGCTGGCCCTCGACGGAACCGGACTAGGCGAAGACCGCACCATCTGGGGCGGAGAATGCCTGCTGGTGGACAATGAAAAGCTGGAGCACAAACGACTGGCCCGTTTCACACACCTGCGCCTTCCCGGTGGAGAGACAGCTGTACGCGAACCTTGGCGTATCGCCCGTGCAGCAGCAAAGGACCTCGGCCTTGATGCTGACCTTGTTCATGTTCCGAATCAATTTCGTAGCGGCCTGAAAATGTTCGATCAGGTCCTTGAAAAGAACATCAACTGCCCGCCCACCAGCAGTTGCGGACGCCTTTTTGACGCAGTCTCAGCCATGCTCGGACTCTGCCATGCCATATCTTACGAGGGACAACCGGCAATCATTCTCGAGAAGATTCAGGATATGAATGAGCATAGAGCTTACGATTGCCCGCTCGATCAAACTGCCGAACCATACGAAATCCGCACCTGTGAACTTTTCAAGCAGGCTTTCACAGATTTTCAAAACGGAATATCCCCCGCAATCATCAGCCGCCGTTTCCATCGCGGCCTGATCTTGGGACTAGCTGATTGCGCTGAGCAAATTGCC contains:
- the hypF gene encoding carbamoyltransferase HypF → MTDNRISRRLLTVTGQVQGVGFRPFVYKTALKHNLSGTVLNSPEGVLIELQGSEDALNGFDQSFKNDLPRLAHIVSLEKKNLEVVEGEEQFCILASTAGEGHCVLISPDVATCPDCFADMNDPQNRRYEYPFTNCTNCGPRYTITKSIPYDRPVTSMACFELCDDCRTEYENPLDRRFHAQPNACADCGPKVWLTDNEGNDLAGPETALRELAKLLTEGKVAGVKGLGGFHLVCDASNPDAVRTLRERKNRPDKPLAVMVPDVEEARKLADLTANDIELLEGLQRPIVLAPKGDNYSLAPEIAPDTGFIGLMVPYTPLHQVLLKYFAAMNDSGLPSALVMTSGNMSSAPICIGNREALKRLPHIVDVFLFHNRDILIRVDDSVARSVPEFSGEPESRTVFMRRARGYTPAPVFLAQNGPCVLGTGPELKNTLCLTKGDQAFSSQHIGDMQNLETANFWKEIRQHLQSILKVKPELIVHDLHPDYLTTGFAEEISQTEGLETTALQHHYAHIHAVLAENKHQGPALGLALDGTGLGEDRTIWGGECLLVDNEKLEHKRLARFTHLRLPGGETAVREPWRIARAAAKDLGLDADLVHVPNQFRSGLKMFDQVLEKNINCPPTSSCGRLFDAVSAMLGLCHAISYEGQPAIILEKIQDMNEHRAYDCPLDQTAEPYEIRTCELFKQAFTDFQNGISPAIISRRFHRGLILGLADCAEQIADQTGIKTVGLSGGVMQNLTIAVELPIELQKHGLTPLVHRYLPPNDGCISLGQAVYGQLLLNNR